CACCTTTGCCGCTCCAGCGTCGGCTGATTTGTCCAATCTGACCCCTTGTAGCGAAAATCCCGCTTTCCTACAAAAAGCGAAGAGTTTCCGCAACACCACTCCTGACCCTGAATCGGGAGCCAAACGCGCTCAAACCTACTCCCAAGCTCTCTGTGGACCCGAAGGCTATCCGCACCTAATTGTGGATGGTCGTTGGGATCACATGGGCGATTTCTTTATCCCTAGCATCCTATTCCTGTACATTGCCGGTTGGATCGGTTGGGTTGGTCGGGCCTATTTAATCGCCGTGCGCGACGACAAAGATGCCGAAATGAAGGAAATCATCATCGATGTTCCCCTCGCTTTGAGCAAAATGTTAACGGGGTTCCTCTGGCCGTTGGCGGCTTTACAAGAAGCCACTTCCGGTAAATTAACCGTTAAGGATTCGGAAATTACCGTTTCCCCTCGTTAATTTTTGTGTCAAACCCTTGACTTTTTATTCCCTAGGAGAACTCAGATGGAAGGACTTACTAAATTTCTCTCGTCCGCACCCGTGTTAATTATGGCGCTGCTGACTTTCACCGCCGGGATTTTAATCGAATTTAATCGCTTTTATCCCGATCTCTTATTCCACCCGCTAGGTTAAAGACAATCTCAGGTGATTAAAAGGGATACAGAGTCCACTGTATCCCTTTTTAATGGGAATGATCCTAGGGATTGGGGGAATATTAAGAAAAGAAAGACACTGGAGACGACAGGCTCTCAAAATCGATAAGATACAGGTATCTGCAACCCCAGAGGTGGGACAAACCATGCTGTTAGATAAAGATTTGATGCTAGAAAAGCGGCTGCGGTATCAAGAATTACAAGAAAAATTAAAAGAGATTTGGCAGGGAGAAAACGTTCTCGAATCGGATGAATGCGATTATGATATCCTAGTTATCCCTTCTTTTAGTATCGATCAGAGAGTCGGTCAAAAAGTGGCGGGTTTTTTACATTACGAAGAAAGATTATTATTTTCTCTGATTCGGTTGCGACACCCGAAAACCCGTTTAATCTATGTAACAGCGCAGCCACTTTCGCGGATGGTGATTGATTATTATCTGCAATTGTTGCCTGGGATTCCTTTTTCCCATGCTAATAATCGTCTGTTATTACTGACAACTCACGATAACTCTTTTCAACCTTTAACCCAAAAAATTCTGGACAGACCGCGCTTAGTAGCAAGAATCCGGCAAGCGTTGCGTCGAGATCGTGCCTACATGGTTTGTTTTAATTCTACTAATTTAGAGCGAGAATTGTCTTTACAATTAGATATTCCTTTATTTGCCTGTAGTCCAGACTTATTGTATTGGGGTTCTAAAAGTGGCAGTCGCGAGATTTTTAGTCAAGGCAATATTCCCCATCCTGACGGTAGTTTACAGGTAAATACGGTTAAGGATTTGTTGTATGAGGCCGCTAGTTTGTGGTCCCGTCAACCGCAATTAAAACGCATGGTAGTGAAGTTAAATGAGGGGTTATCGGGAGAAGGAAATGCGGTTTTAGATTTACGTCCTTTAGGGGGAATTGTTGATAGTAACAGTCTAGATTTAAGCGAGAGAATGAATCTCTTGGCTAAACAATTAGACAAGATGAGTTTTCAAGCAAGCGATGAAACTTGGTCGAGTTTTTCCAGCAAAATTGCTGAATTAGGCGCAATTGTCGAAGCTTTTATTGAAAGCGAAGAAAAGCGATCGCCGAGTGTGCAAGGTTATATTACACCCACGGGAGAAGTAAATATTCTTTCCACTCACGATCAAATTTTAGGCGGTCCCGATGGTCAAATTTATCTAGGTTGTCATTTTCCGGCCGATGAAAATTATCGCCTACAATTACAGGAATTAGGCCTAAAAATAGGGGAAATTCTGGCAGCAAAGGGAGCAATTGAACGCTATGGAGTTGATTTCGTCGCTGTGAAAAATCCAGAAACTTTAGTCTGGGATTTACAGGCGATCGAAATTAATCTGCGAAAAGGAGGAACTACCCATCCTTTTATGACTTTAAAGCTTTTAACTAATGGTGAATACGATCAAGAAACCGGATTATTTTTTAGTCAACCTCACCAGGAAAAATACTATATTGCCTCCGATAATCTCCACAAACCCCAATATAAAGGTTTACTTCCCGATGATTTAATGGATATTATTGCTAAACATCACTTGCATTTTGATAGTAGCAGTAAAACGGGAACAGTTTTTCATCTCATGGGTGCGCTGTCAGAATTTGGTAAATTAGGCTTAACTTGTATCGGCAATTCTAGTGAGGAAGCCGCGGCAATTTATCAGCGTGTGGAACAGGTGTTAGATTGGGAAACAGAGCATAGTTCCATAAATTTAGGTTATTGTTCTGGATTACCGATCACTTGGATATAACTAGACTGATTTACTGGGTATAATTTTTTGTTTCAGAGATTTAATTATCCAAGCAGGCAGTTCTTGGCAGCCAATGACTGATAGTTTTACCTTGGTTAAAAGTTGTCTTGACTGGGATGCACTTAACTGGTTTAAATGGCTTCTAAATATTTGCTATCGAGCAGAAATGAGCCTCGATCAAATTTTACACCCCAATAACCCCCCGGCCGGCGATCGATCACCGTGCCGATATCGTCGATATTGAGTAGCTCTGGCGGCCGTAACATAGGCATAGGATCGGCGGTTTTCAGGTAAGGGGGAATGGCAATCAGACGGACTTTTCCCCCGATGCTAATTTCACTCATGGTACTGGCTAGATGCGATCGTGACATCGTATCTCAACTTAGCATATTTTAAATCATTCTTAAGATAGATTTTCCAAAGAATAGGTGTTGTGTAATACTAAATCCGTTGAGTAACGCACAGAAAACGGGTTTCTCGGAGAAACCCGTTTTCTACTCATGCAAAAGGCAAAACGGAGAATAAATAATCAGTTTTTAATAACTGGATTTAGTATAAGCTGTTTTCGTCCCCCTTTCCAAAAAAAACCCAAAATCTGAATCCCTAGTTGGGGAGAGAAATGTAAAGATTTCCTAAACTGTATATTTTGATACAGTTGTGGGGGGGGGAATGTGTATAATCTCGTTGTATCCCTTTGGAGTTGGGTTGGGGTGTTGCCTAACCTAGCAAAGAAACGACAAAAGTAGGCTAATAGGTTCAAAGCTAAGACTACAAGCTTACATACAAAAAACACTACTCAGGAATAAGAAAATGAAAAATTGGACTTTAGCCTTAGCTCTTGGAGCGGCTGCAACGACTACAATGATTGGCTTTGGAGTAAATCCTGCTTCGGCAGTGCCTTCTCTTGGAACTCTCACATGGAGTTTCTCTTTCGATATAGATACAAACCTACTGCCTCCGTCCAGCCCTGACTATACACCTTCCCCCACACCTGTTAAGGGGACATTTATTACCGAAAATACTTTATCTACA
This Microcystis wesenbergii NRERC-220 DNA region includes the following protein-coding sequences:
- the psaJ gene encoding photosystem I reaction center subunit IX, whose amino-acid sequence is MEGLTKFLSSAPVLIMALLTFTAGILIEFNRFYPDLLFHPLG
- a CDS encoding Photosystem I reaction center subunit III produces the protein MRKLFALALVLSLWFTFAAPASADLSNLTPCSENPAFLQKAKSFRNTTPDPESGAKRAQTYSQALCGPEGYPHLIVDGRWDHMGDFFIPSILFLYIAGWIGWVGRAYLIAVRDDKDAEMKEIIIDVPLALSKMLTGFLWPLAALQEATSGKLTVKDSEITVSPR
- a CDS encoding peptide ligase PGM1-related protein, whose translation is MLLDKDLMLEKRLRYQELQEKLKEIWQGENVLESDECDYDILVIPSFSIDQRVGQKVAGFLHYEERLLFSLIRLRHPKTRLIYVTAQPLSRMVIDYYLQLLPGIPFSHANNRLLLLTTHDNSFQPLTQKILDRPRLVARIRQALRRDRAYMVCFNSTNLERELSLQLDIPLFACSPDLLYWGSKSGSREIFSQGNIPHPDGSLQVNTVKDLLYEAASLWSRQPQLKRMVVKLNEGLSGEGNAVLDLRPLGGIVDSNSLDLSERMNLLAKQLDKMSFQASDETWSSFSSKIAELGAIVEAFIESEEKRSPSVQGYITPTGEVNILSTHDQILGGPDGQIYLGCHFPADENYRLQLQELGLKIGEILAAKGAIERYGVDFVAVKNPETLVWDLQAIEINLRKGGTTHPFMTLKLLTNGEYDQETGLFFSQPHQEKYYIASDNLHKPQYKGLLPDDLMDIIAKHHLHFDSSSKTGTVFHLMGALSEFGKLGLTCIGNSSEEAAAIYQRVEQVLDWETEHSSINLGYCSGLPITWI
- the sipA gene encoding regulatory protein SipA, whose amino-acid sequence is MSEISIGGKVRLIAIPPYLKTADPMPMLRPPELLNIDDIGTVIDRRPGGYWGVKFDRGSFLLDSKYLEAI